Proteins encoded together in one Neisseria lactamica window:
- the nadB gene encoding L-aspartate oxidase has translation MQTDCDVLIAGNGLAALTLALSLPESFRIVILCKNRLDDTASRHAQGGIAAAWSGEDDIEKHVADTLEAGAGLCDEAAVRTILSQGKPAIEWLLTQGVAFDQNNNDLHLTREGGHTCRRIAHVADYTGEAVMQSLIAQIRRRPNIRVCERQMALDIQTESGAACGLTVLNRQTQETYRIRTRHTVLAGGGLGQIYAATTTPPECTGDAIAMAIRAGCAVENLEFIQFHPTGLARPSENGRTFLISEAVRGEGGILTNQAGERFMPHYDRRAELAPRDIVARTIAAEIAKQTQDFVSLDISRQSAAFVRQHFPSIHRHCLSQCGLDITRQAIPVRPVQHYTCGGIQTDPCGRTSLPQLYALGETACTGLHGANRLASNSLLECVVTAKLAAQTIADGQAFQTAPPKRPSEHPSAEAGIFSDGIQSAFSRPVLQAFNQRHLGILRNDTGLRRAIAQLWLWKQNQAEPHTASEYENRNLLECSLAVAQAAYARRQNIGAHFNSDC, from the coding sequence ATGCAAACCGATTGCGACGTATTGATTGCCGGAAACGGGCTGGCGGCACTGACGCTCGCCCTGTCGCTGCCTGAATCGTTCCGCATCGTCATTTTGTGCAAAAACCGGCTGGACGACACTGCCAGCCGTCATGCGCAAGGCGGGATTGCGGCGGCGTGGTCGGGAGAGGACGATATCGAAAAACACGTTGCCGATACTTTGGAAGCGGGCGCGGGTTTGTGCGACGAAGCCGCCGTCCGCACCATCCTGTCGCAGGGCAAACCGGCAATCGAATGGCTGTTGACGCAGGGCGTAGCGTTCGACCAAAATAATAACGACTTGCACCTGACGCGCGAAGGCGGGCACACCTGCCGCCGAATCGCCCACGTCGCCGACTACACGGGCGAAGCCGTCATGCAGAGCCTGATTGCCCAAATACGCCGCCGCCCGAACATCCGAGTTTGCGAGCGGCAGATGGCGTTGGACATCCAAACCGAATCAGGCGCGGCGTGCGGGCTGACCGTCCTCAACCGCCAAACGCAAGAAACCTACCGCATCCGCACCCGCCATACCGTACTCGCAGGCGGCGGCTTGGGACAGATTTACGCCGCCACCACCACGCCGCCCGAATGCACGGGCGACGCCATCGCCATGGCGATACGCGCAGGCTGCGCAGTCGAAAACCTCGAATTTATCCAATTTCACCCCACAGGCTTGGCAAGGCCGTCTGAAAACGGCCGCACCTTCCTGATTTCCGAAGCCGTGCGCGGCGAAGGCGGCATCCTGACCAACCAAGCGGGCGAACGGTTTATGCCGCATTACGACCGCCGCGCCGAACTCGCGCCGCGCGACATCGTTGCCCGCACCATCGCCGCCGAAATCGCCAAACAAACGCAAGACTTCGTCTCGCTCGACATCAGCCGCCAATCCGCAGCGTTCGTCCGTCAGCATTTCCCGTCCATCCATCGGCACTGCCTGTCCCAATGCGGTTTGGACATTACGCGCCAAGCCATCCCCGTCCGCCCCGTGCAGCACTACACCTGCGGCGGCATCCAAACCGACCCCTGCGGCAGAACTTCCCTGCCGCAGCTCTACGCCTTAGGCGAAACCGCCTGCACCGGCTTGCACGGAGCCAACCGCCTCGCCAGCAACTCCCTGCTCGAATGTGTCGTTACCGCCAAACTTGCCGCCCAAACCATCGCAGACGGACAAGCATTCCAAACCGCACCGCCCAAAAGGCCGTCTGAACACCCCTCCGCCGAAGCAGGCATCTTTTCAGACGGCATCCAAAGCGCATTCAGCCGCCCCGTCCTGCAAGCGTTCAACCAACGCCATTTGGGCATCCTCCGCAACGATACCGGCCTGCGCCGCGCCATCGCCCAACTGTGGCTTTGGAAGCAAAACCAAGCCGAACCGCACACCGCGTCCGAATACGAAAACCGCAACCTGCTCGAATGCAGCCTCGCCGTCGCCCAAGCCGCATACGCAAGGCGGCAAAACATCGGCGCGCATTTTAATAGTGATTGTTAA
- the nadC gene encoding carboxylating nicotinate-nucleotide diphosphorylase — translation MPSENTLFSLPDTLLRPIVEQALSEDLGRRGDITSAAVIAPDKTAKFFLVSREDGVIAGMDLARLAFQTMDPCVRFQAEIRDGQAVRAGQSLAAVEGNARALLAAERTALNYLTHLSGIATATARAVAEIAEYGTDIVCSRKTIPLLRVLQKYAVRAGGGVNHRMGLDDAVLIKDNHLAYCDNIAQAVQQAKQAVGPLTCVEIEVDTLAQLDEAIAAGAERILLDNMDDETLKEAANRCHTQTAHPHTVYCEASGGIGFDRLKRVAQTGVDGIALGYLTHSSRSLDIGLDFVA, via the coding sequence ATGCCGTCTGAAAACACCCTCTTTTCCCTGCCCGACACCCTGTTGCGCCCCATAGTCGAACAAGCCTTGAGCGAAGACTTGGGCAGGCGCGGCGACATTACGTCCGCCGCCGTCATCGCCCCCGATAAAACCGCCAAATTCTTCCTCGTCAGCCGCGAAGACGGTGTTATCGCCGGCATGGACTTGGCGCGCCTCGCCTTTCAGACAATGGATCCGTGCGTCCGCTTCCAAGCCGAAATCCGAGACGGGCAAGCCGTCCGCGCAGGTCAGTCGCTTGCCGCCGTCGAAGGCAACGCACGCGCACTGCTCGCCGCCGAACGCACCGCGCTCAACTACCTCACGCACTTGAGCGGCATCGCCACCGCCACCGCGCGTGCCGTTGCCGAAATCGCCGAATACGGTACAGATATCGTGTGCAGCCGCAAAACCATCCCCCTGCTGCGCGTCCTGCAAAAATACGCCGTCAGGGCGGGCGGCGGCGTGAACCACCGCATGGGTTTGGACGATGCCGTACTCATCAAAGACAACCACCTCGCCTATTGCGACAACATTGCCCAAGCCGTGCAGCAGGCAAAACAGGCGGTCGGACCGTTGACCTGCGTGGAAATCGAAGTGGACACGTTGGCACAACTGGACGAAGCCATCGCAGCGGGCGCGGAACGGATTTTGCTGGATAACATGGACGACGAAACCCTGAAAGAAGCGGCAAACCGCTGCCACACGCAAACCGCCCATCCCCACACCGTCTATTGCGAAGCATCGGGCGGCATCGGCTTCGACCGACTGAAGCGCGTAGCGCAAACCGGCGTGGACGGCATCGCCCTCGGCTATCTGACCCACAGCAGCCGTTCGTTGGACATAGGTTTGGATTTCGTGGCGTGA
- a CDS encoding NUDIX hydrolase codes for MDTYPEAEAPPQSIVELVPVLIAVTDGGLRVLTVAQGTLLPNGPLSPLRNSLQAGVKLWIAKQTSQPMGYVEQLYTFVDTHRRNEHGMPVLYVSYLGLVREAADSILHPDAKWLDCYGYFPWEDLRTDGGQRDAVVSRLRIWANSADTEEVRQKRLKRIHLCWGVEPENWSEEYVLQRYEMLYESGLIAEAAEPQANFDFAFTGQPMRHDHRRVLATALSRLRAKIKYRPVIFELMPPEFTLLQLQNSIEAISGRLLHKQNFRRQIQQQNLIEPSDAGVSGSKGRPAQLYRFRDDVLPDRLISDIGLPLGSR; via the coding sequence ATGGACACCTACCCCGAAGCCGAAGCCCCGCCGCAAAGCATCGTCGAGCTGGTTCCCGTATTGATTGCCGTTACCGACGGCGGCCTGCGGGTGTTGACCGTCGCCCAAGGCACGCTCCTGCCCAACGGCCCGCTCTCCCCCCTGCGCAATTCCCTGCAGGCAGGCGTGAAGCTGTGGATCGCCAAGCAGACTTCGCAGCCTATGGGCTATGTGGAACAGCTTTACACCTTTGTCGATACCCACCGCCGCAACGAACACGGCATGCCCGTCTTGTACGTCAGCTATTTGGGGCTGGTGCGCGAGGCAGCCGACAGCATCCTGCATCCCGACGCGAAATGGCTGGACTGCTACGGCTATTTCCCGTGGGAAGACTTGCGCACCGACGGCGGGCAGCGCGATGCCGTCGTCAGCCGACTGCGCATTTGGGCAAACTCGGCGGACACGGAGGAAGTCCGCCAAAAGCGGCTCAAGCGCATTCATTTGTGCTGGGGGGTCGAACCGGAAAACTGGTCGGAAGAATACGTTTTGCAACGCTATGAAATGCTGTATGAAAGCGGTCTGATAGCGGAAGCCGCCGAGCCGCAGGCAAACTTCGACTTCGCGTTCACGGGGCAGCCCATGCGTCACGACCATCGCCGCGTGCTGGCAACCGCCCTGTCCCGCCTGCGCGCCAAAATCAAATACCGCCCCGTGATTTTCGAACTGATGCCGCCCGAATTCACGTTGCTGCAACTGCAAAACAGCATCGAAGCCATCAGCGGCAGATTGCTGCACAAGCAAAACTTCCGCCGCCAGATTCAGCAGCAAAACCTTATCGAGCCGTCGGATGCCGGCGTATCGGGCAGCAAAGGCCGTCCTGCGCAGCTTTACCGCTTCCGCGACGACGTCCTGCCCGACAGGCTGATTTCGGACATCGGACTGCCGCTGGGCAGCCGTTAG
- the nadA gene encoding quinolinate synthase NadA — translation MQTAARRSFDYDMPLIQTPTSACQIRQAWAKVADTPDRETAGRLKDEIKALLKEKNAVLVAHYYVDPLIQDLALETGGCVGDSLEMARFGAEHEADTLVVAGVRFMGESAKILCPEKTVLMPDLEAECSLDLGCPEEAFSAFCDQHPDRTVVVYANTSAAVKARADWVVTSSVALEIVSYLKSRGEKLIWGPDRHLGDYIRRETGADMLLWQGSCIVHNEFKGQELAALKAEHPDAVVLVHPESPQSVIELGDVVGSTSKLLKAAVSRPEKKFIVATDLGILHEMQKQAPDKEFIAAPTAGNGGSCKSCAFCPWMAMNSLGGIKYALTSGRNEILLDRKLGEAAKLPLQRMLDFAAGLKKKDVFNGMGPA, via the coding sequence ATGCAAACCGCCGCCCGCCGCTCGTTCGATTACGATATGCCCCTCATCCAAACCCCGACTTCCGCCTGCCAAATCCGTCAGGCGTGGGCAAAGGTTGCCGACACGCCTGACCGCGAGACGGCAGGCCGTCTGAAAGACGAAATCAAGGCTTTGCTGAAGGAGAAAAACGCGGTCTTGGTGGCGCATTATTACGTTGATCCGCTGATTCAGGATTTGGCTTTGGAGACGGGCGGATGCGTGGGCGATTCGCTGGAAATGGCGCGCTTCGGCGCGGAACACGAAGCCGATACATTGGTGGTGGCGGGCGTGCGCTTCATGGGAGAGAGCGCGAAAATCCTCTGCCCTGAAAAAACGGTGCTGATGCCTGATTTGGAGGCGGAATGTTCTTTAGATTTGGGTTGCCCGGAAGAAGCGTTTTCAGCGTTTTGCGACCAACACCCCGACCGCACGGTAGTGGTGTACGCCAACACTTCCGCCGCCGTGAAAGCGCGTGCCGACTGGGTGGTAACGTCTTCAGTGGCGTTGGAAATCGTATCGTATTTGAAATCACGCGGCGAGAAGCTGATTTGGGGACCCGACCGCCACCTCGGCGACTACATCCGCCGCGAAACGGGCGCGGATATGCTGCTGTGGCAGGGTTCGTGCATCGTCCATAACGAATTCAAAGGGCAGGAATTGGCGGCGTTGAAGGCGGAACATCCCGACGCGGTGGTGCTGGTTCATCCCGAATCGCCGCAAAGCGTCATCGAACTGGGCGACGTGGTCGGCTCGACCAGCAAACTGCTGAAAGCCGCCGTATCGCGCCCCGAAAAAAAATTCATCGTGGCGACCGATTTGGGCATCCTGCACGAAATGCAAAAGCAGGCGCCCGACAAAGAATTTATCGCCGCACCGACGGCGGGCAACGGCGGAAGCTGCAAAAGCTGCGCGTTCTGTCCGTGGATGGCGATGAATTCGCTGGGCGGCATCAAATACGCCCTGACAAGCGGACGTAACGAAATCCTGTTGGACAGAAAGCTGGGCGAAGCCGCCAAACTGCCTTTGCAGCGTATGCTCGACTTCGCGGCAGGGCTGAAGAAAAAAGATGTGTTCAACGGCATGGGCCCCGCCTGA
- the pgmB gene encoding beta-phosphoglucomutase, with translation MTFTAVLFDLDGVITDTAEYHYRAWKKLAEELDIGIDRKFNEQLKGVSRDDSLKRILAHGGKTVGETEFAELTRRKNDNYVEMIQAVKPEDVYPGILPLLEALRANGKKIALASASKNGPFLLERMGLTHFFDAIADPAAVAHSKPAPDIFLAAAEGVGADIRRCIGIEDAAAGVAAIKAAGALPIGVGKAEDLGSDIALVSDTAELTYAYLQNVWAQSGR, from the coding sequence ATGACGTTTACCGCTGTGCTCTTCGATCTCGACGGTGTCATCACCGATACCGCCGAATACCATTACCGCGCATGGAAAAAGCTCGCCGAAGAACTGGACATCGGCATAGACCGCAAGTTTAACGAGCAGCTCAAAGGCGTGTCGCGCGACGATTCGCTCAAACGCATCCTCGCGCACGGCGGCAAAACCGTCGGCGAAACCGAGTTCGCCGAACTGACCCGCCGCAAAAACGACAACTACGTCGAGATGATTCAGGCAGTCAAACCCGAAGACGTGTACCCCGGCATTTTGCCGCTGCTGGAAGCATTGAGGGCAAACGGCAAAAAAATCGCCCTCGCGTCCGCCAGTAAAAACGGCCCGTTCCTGCTCGAACGCATGGGGCTGACCCACTTCTTCGACGCCATTGCCGACCCTGCCGCCGTCGCGCATTCCAAACCCGCCCCCGACATCTTCCTCGCCGCAGCCGAGGGCGTGGGCGCGGACATCCGCCGCTGCATCGGCATCGAAGACGCAGCAGCAGGAGTAGCCGCCATCAAAGCCGCCGGCGCCTTGCCTATCGGCGTGGGCAAAGCCGAAGACTTGGGCAGCGACATCGCGCTGGTGTCCGACACCGCCGAGCTGACCTACGCCTACCTGCAAAACGTGTGGGCACAGTCGGGCAGGTAA